The Knoellia sp. S7-12 region GCGAGCAGTCGCAGCCCAGCCAACGAAGGACTGTCCGGCTGGGCCGTGTAGGTGAGCAGTCGCTGTCCGCTGCCCTCCGGCAGATGCAGCACCTCGTAGTCGAGATCGAGGTCGCCGACCTGTGGGTGATGGAACCGCTTGGTGCCACTGGTGCACAGCTTCACGGCGTGCTTGGCCCACAACGACGCGAACTCAGGGCTGTTGAGACTCAGCTCGCCGATCAACTCGGCCAGCCGACGATCGTCCGGGAACTGCGCGGCGACGAAGCGGATCGATGACACGGCCAGCGCGGCCTCCGTGGCCCAGTCGCGATGCAACTCGCGGGTGTGGGGGTCAAGGAACATGAGACGAATCTGGTTGGGACGCAGGCCTGCTCGCGTCGGCGCCGTGAAATCGAGGTGGCCGGCGAGGAGCAGATGGCCGAGCCGATTCCACGCGAGGATGTCGTTGAATCGCCCGAGGAGCAGCGCTGGGGTCTCGGTCATCGAGTGCAGCAGCTGCTGGGCCCCGGGCTTGGCGGTTTCTGGCCTGGCCGCACGGCGAGGTTTGGCCGGGGCAGGGTGGGCCAGGGCAAACAGGTGAGCGCGCTCGTCGGGATCGAGCTGCAACGCGCGGGCCAACGCGTCGATCACTGCGTCAGAGGCGTTCTGGGACTGGCCCTGCTCCAACCGGGTCAGGTAGGTCACGGACACACCGGCAAGGTGCGCCAGCTCCTCCCGCCTCAGACCCGGCACACGTCGGCGACCGTAGCCCCGCACGCCAGCCGACTCCGGGGACAACGCATCCCGACGAGACCGCAGGAACTCCCCCAGCTCGGTGACCGGCGGACGGCCGACAGTGCGCACGGGAGTCTCCATGTCCACCAGTGTCCTCGATCTGCCCGGCGGGAGCCTGCCCCTGCCGGGGGTAGGCAAACCAGAGGTCTGGCTGGGCCTGCGGGCGGGTGTGAGCGTGGGTCTCATGAGTCCCTCGCAACTGTCCGAACGCGCAGAACCCACACCCCTCGACGCGACCCACAATGATCGACTGACCTCGCGCCAACGCGCAGGCCTGGCCGTGCTGCTCACCGCGAACTTCACCCTGGCGGTGGACTTCTCGATCCTCAATGTCGCCCTCCCCCACATCGGTGCCGACCTCGGCTTCGCGACCAGCAACCTGCAGTGGATCGTCACCTCGTTCGCCCTGTGTGCCGCCGGATTCACCCTGTTCTTCGGCCGCGTGGCGGATGTCCTCGGCCGCAAGCGCCTGTTCGTCGCCGGCATCACCCTGCTGGGTGTCTCATCCATGGTCGGAGGTCTGGCCCAAGAGCCCGTCCTGCTCCTCGCTGCCCGGGTCGCCCAGGGAACCGCCACCGCCATGGTCACACCAGCCGCCCTGTCCCTCCTGACCGCGATGTTCCCCGAGGGCCGGGCCCGCTCCCGGGCGCTCGGCCTCAACGGCGCCCTCATGGCGGCCGGGTTCACGACGGGTGCGGTTCTTGGGGGCCTCCTGACCGGCGTGGTCAGCTGGCGTTGGGCCTTCTTCATCAACGTCCTCATCGCCGTCGCCGTCCTCATCGCGGCACCCCGGGCGCTCACCGACGTCCGGGCCGGGAACCGTCCGCGGCTGGATGCACCGGGTGCGATCACCGTGACCCTCGCCCTGGTCGCACTCGTCTACGGAATCACCACTGCCGGACAGTCGGGCTGGACCGCCACCGGAGCGTGGCTGCCGATCGCGGGTTCGGTCGCACTGTTCGGCTGGTTCTGGAGGATCGAGTCGCGCGTCGCCGACCCACTCATCCAGCCAGCTCTGCTCCGACGCAGCAATGTGGCGTGGGGCAACATCGCCGGACTCCTCGCCTTCGCGACCGAGACCTCATTGGTCTTCCTGCTCACCCTCTATCTGCAGGACGTCCTTGGCTACAGCGCCGTCAGCGCGGGGCTCAGCCTCGCCGTCCTGGGTATCGGCACGGTCCTCGGCGGCCTGGTCGCGCCTCGTGTCATCGCGAGACTCGGATCCAAGAACGCGATCATTGCCGGCTTCGTCCTCCAGGCCGCAGCCACTGCCCCGCTGGCTTTGGTCGGCGACAACCGGGCGTGGCTGATCCCGCTGCTGATCACCACGTTCATCGGTGGTGTCGCCAACCTCGTGGCCATCGTCGGCTATGTCGTCACGGCAACGAACGGTGTCCCTTCGGAGCAGCAGGGGCTGGCGACCGGACTGGTCACCATGAGCCAACAGGTCGGCATCACCTTGGGCACACCGGTGATGTCCGCGATCGTCGCCAGCCAAGCATCGACGACCACCGTCCCGGGATTGCGACTCGCCATCGGTGTCAACGCTGGCGTGGCCCTCCTCACCGCCGCCCTCCTGGGCGCCGCATTCGCTCGCGCGGGCTCACACGAACGACGCCTGCGCCGTTGATGAAGAGTGCGCCGATTCCGGGCGCACATCACCCAACGCACAGGAGTCCACCCGTGAAGACAGCATTGATCACCGGAGCGAACCGCGGCCTCGGCCGGGCCGTTGCCCAACAGCTCGCTGAACAGGGCATGACCGTCATCGTGGCAGCGAGGAATGCAGCCGCGGGTGAGACGGCAGCACAGCACATCGGGCATGGAGCGGTGAGCGTCCAACTCGACGTCACCGACTCCGCCTCCATCGCTGCAGCCGCTGAGCAGGTCACCCGTTCCCACGGCGCGTTGGACGTGCTGGTCAACAACGCCGGCATCCTTCCCGAAGCCACCAACACCGACCCGGCCGAGGAGGTCGACCTCGAGATGTTCCGCCGCACCTACGCGACGAACCTCCTCGGCCCTGTCGGCGTCCTCGAGGCATTCCTGCCCCTGCTCCGGAACTCGCCCGCCGGTCGCATCGTCAACGTCACCTCGACCATGGGGTCGCTGACCGACCAGATCGATCCGGACTCTCCCTACTACTCCATGGCCCTGCCGGCATACCGAAGCTCCAAGGCCGCCCTGAACAACGTCACGATCGCCCTGGCCAAGCAATTGGCTGCCACCTCGATCAAGGTGACGTCCGTCTGCCCAGGGTTCGTGCAGACCGACCTGACCCCGATCAACCACGAACAGGCGCCACTCACCGCCGCCCAAGCAGCCGCACCGATCGTCACCGCGGCAACTCTGCCCGCAGGAGCAGCGTCGGGAACCTTCATCGACGCCGCCGGACCGGTCGCCTGGTGAGGAGGAGTGACGCGGACATCTCAACGGCATACGGCCACTTGCGCGTCGCTGGGCATCACCTGTCCCTAGAATCCATGCCATGGGGGAGAACACCGGGGTCCTGCGGCGAGCGGGCAGCTTCGTTCGTGGTCGTCCGACCACGCAGAAGGTCGGCGGGGGGATGGCCGCTGCGCTCCTCGCGAGCGCTCCCTTCGGCGGCCTGACCAGCGTGCCGGAGACCCCGGCCGACACCCTCAAGCTGGACCAGCCGATCATGGTCGGCCCCTACAAGGTCGTCATCGACCAGGTTGTCGAGATCCCCGACCTCGCACCAGCGGTCAAGCCCAAGCCGCCGGAGCGCCTCATCCTCCTCGACGCCGAGGTCACCCTCACGGGTGAACGGCCGGAGTATGCCGGGACCCTCACCCAGAACCTTCACCTCACCGGCGGAGACGTGACGGTGTCCGAGCAACCCGAGCTCTACTTCGTCGAGGACGGCACCCAACCGCGGACGTTCAACCCGGGCGTCACCTACCGGCTGGCCATCACGTGGACGACGTCCGGCGGATGGCAGGGCGACTCCGCTCAGGTGAGTGCGAACCTCGTGGAGTTCCGCGTGGAGGACAGGCAGACGCTCAACCCGAACGCCTGGATCGGGCGCGACGAGATCCAGTGGCAGGGCACGCTCCCCGTGGTGAGGAAGACATGAGGCGCAGCATCGCGACCGCTGCGTTCGTCATCGCCGCCATGGGACTCGGCCGCCTCATCACCGACCACGTGCCGCTGGACGAGGCAGTCGACAAGCCGTTTGTCCACCACAGCGTCGTGGGTGAGAGCGTGGCGCTCGAATACGCCGATGTGATCGTCACCGGCTTCCACGTGACTCCCACGATCATGGGCAACCCGGCCTCGGCGGCGGGCGGGCGATGGCTCGTCGTCGACACCGAGCTCGTCGCGCGCAATGAGCCGGTGGTGATGGCGGGGTTCTTCCTCGTCGATGGACAGGACCGTCGCTACGTCGCGACAAACCGCGGCAGCGAGTGCGCCACAAGCGCCAATCTGTCCACCGGTGTGCGCGCCTACGCCAGCATCTGCTTCGACATCCCCCAGCACGCCCTGACCGGTGCGCGGCTCTTCGCCACCCGCGGCGCGTGGGACACGCACGAGTCCGAGTTCCGCCGGGACGACCTGGCCGACATCGACCTCGGCATCTCGGCGTCCGAGGTCGACGCGTTGTGGGCACAGAAGGACGCCGTCAACGTCAAGCAGAGCGGCGCAGTGCCGCCCGAGAAGGCATCCCGATGACCGCGACCGCGCCTCCATCCGTGTCCGAGCCCCAGACCACGCCCGCTCCAGGCCCGCCCCGGCCCAGCCGTTGGTGGATCGCCGCCGTCCCCGTCGCCATCGTTGCCATGCTCGCTGCGTCCGGCTATCGCGTCCCCGTGTTCTGGTATCAGTCGGGTCTGCACCACGAGTTGGCGAGCGCCGATCCCGACGAGTGGGCCAAGGTCACGGAGGAATACGCCGACGTCCACGGTGACACCACCCGCAGCTACTCGGTGAGGTTCGCTGGGCTGGGAGGTGCGGTCCCGGCATACGAGGACAACTCTGGAGACGAACTCACCCTCCCAACCGGGATGGTCGCGCGGACCGTCAACCTCGACTTCTCGGCCGCCCCCGACCAGGTGCTCAAGGGTTGCGCCGTCACGTTGATCGATGATGAGGGTCGGCAATACAGGGTGGGCGGCCTTTTCGACGGCATCGGCCCCCGAACCACGGTCTGCGTGCCGGAAGAGACACCCGGGCCGAGCCTCGCCGTGCTGCAGAAGGACGCGCGCGGAGCCACCCCCCAGGACGAGCAGCCCCGTCCGCGGGAGTGGTCGACGTCTCCGGCGATCGCGGTTCCGGAGGATGCGCGGTTCGTCGAACTGCGGATCTCGTTCGAGAACCCGGACTACGTCACGCTCCGGCTTCCGCGCTGACCTCTCGGACAGTCGAAGGCTGAGGGTCTCCCGAAGAACTCGGCGCGAGCTTCGGGCCGAGCAGCCAGTCGATGGCGGCGGCAAGCAGGGCAGCGGCGAGCACCATCGTGATCGCGAGACCGATCGACTTCTCCATCGGCGAGATCGCCATCCAGTTGTCCGTCTGCTGCGGGCCGATGGCGAGCCGCAGCACCTGACCCACGAGCCACGGGATGCGGATGACGAGGAGGAACGCCAGGCAGAAGGTGAGCATCGGCAACAGCCCTGCCGTCGCCATCATCCGCAGGCCGTTCCAGAACGCCGACCAGCGCTCACGCACGTCGCCGAGGAGCCCACCTCCGTAGCGGCGCACGGGCGCCGGAATGCGCTCCCAGCGCGGGTTCGGCTGTGACTCAGGACTCTCCGGCGGAGAGAGCTTGTGCCCGAGGACGACTGCGCCGACGGTGAGCCAGGCCAGCGGCACGATGACAACCGCATCGATTGCGCCGAGGAGTCCGAACAGCCAGGCCGTCACGCTGTCGACCGGGCTGGCCAGCGGGCCCAGCGTCGAGACAGCCTGGTCATAGCGCTCGAGGACGAGCTGGGAGGCCCGCCGGTCCTGCACCCACGCGACGCCCACCTCCCGGATCTCGGCGACCTTCTGAGCCACCTGGGACGTGTAGTAGACCTCGACGAGCGCTCCGATGAAGGCGAGCCAGAGGAAGCGGGTCACGCTCTCGATCTTGCCGAGGGCGAAGCGCAGGACCCACGCGATGCCCACGATCGCAAGGACGACCTGCCAGTCATAGATTGCGAGCCGACTCACGAAATCGATGTCGGCAGGGCCGTCCAGGCTGAACTGGTTGAACTCGTCATAGGCTGCCTCGTTGGTGAACCGGTAGAGGTCCTCCTTGAGCAGCCCGTAGGACACGTAGACCGCGAGGAAGGGCACGAGCACCGAGACCGCGACGTCGACGAGGCGCATCTCGCGCTTCTCGGTGGTCGCCTGGCGCGCTTCTCGCTGCGACAGTTCCGCGACGTTGGGGAGCGCGCCGCGTGTCATGTAGAGCATCACGATCATGGCGAGCAGGAACCCCAGCGGCGCGATGACGAGGATGAGCTGCGCGATGAACGCGTTGTGGTCACTGACCTCGACGGCGATCCAGAGGGCGCCGCTGCGGACCGCGAGCCCCAGGCAGGCGATGACGATGAAGGGCGCCCAGTAGCGACGCAGGATCCGCGCCGCCGACACGAGCACAGCCGGGATGTCCCTGACGCGCATCTCGTCGTTCACTGGCCACCCCGAACTTCCTGTCCCCACCGGACACTCACCCTGACGACCGGAGCATATCCATTCAGCCGAGCCAAGCGGCCGGTTCTGCACTCGGATAGGTTCACCGCGTGACTTCAGCTGAGCCGGACCGGGCGACCGAAGTCGTGCGCGCCCTGGCGCTGAGCTGGTT contains the following coding sequences:
- a CDS encoding helix-turn-helix transcriptional regulator, which gives rise to METPVRTVGRPPVTELGEFLRSRRDALSPESAGVRGYGRRRVPGLRREELAHLAGVSVTYLTRLEQGQSQNASDAVIDALARALQLDPDERAHLFALAHPAPAKPRRAARPETAKPGAQQLLHSMTETPALLLGRFNDILAWNRLGHLLLAGHLDFTAPTRAGLRPNQIRLMFLDPHTRELHRDWATEAALAVSSIRFVAAQFPDDRRLAELIGELSLNSPEFASLWAKHAVKLCTSGTKRFHHPQVGDLDLDYEVLHLPEGSGQRLLTYTAQPDSPSLAGLRLLATT
- a CDS encoding MFS transporter; translated protein: MSTSVLDLPGGSLPLPGVGKPEVWLGLRAGVSVGLMSPSQLSERAEPTPLDATHNDRLTSRQRAGLAVLLTANFTLAVDFSILNVALPHIGADLGFATSNLQWIVTSFALCAAGFTLFFGRVADVLGRKRLFVAGITLLGVSSMVGGLAQEPVLLLAARVAQGTATAMVTPAALSLLTAMFPEGRARSRALGLNGALMAAGFTTGAVLGGLLTGVVSWRWAFFINVLIAVAVLIAAPRALTDVRAGNRPRLDAPGAITVTLALVALVYGITTAGQSGWTATGAWLPIAGSVALFGWFWRIESRVADPLIQPALLRRSNVAWGNIAGLLAFATETSLVFLLTLYLQDVLGYSAVSAGLSLAVLGIGTVLGGLVAPRVIARLGSKNAIIAGFVLQAAATAPLALVGDNRAWLIPLLITTFIGGVANLVAIVGYVVTATNGVPSEQQGLATGLVTMSQQVGITLGTPVMSAIVASQASTTTVPGLRLAIGVNAGVALLTAALLGAAFARAGSHERRLRR
- a CDS encoding SDR family NAD(P)-dependent oxidoreductase, producing the protein MKTALITGANRGLGRAVAQQLAEQGMTVIVAARNAAAGETAAQHIGHGAVSVQLDVTDSASIAAAAEQVTRSHGALDVLVNNAGILPEATNTDPAEEVDLEMFRRTYATNLLGPVGVLEAFLPLLRNSPAGRIVNVTSTMGSLTDQIDPDSPYYSMALPAYRSSKAALNNVTIALAKQLAATSIKVTSVCPGFVQTDLTPINHEQAPLTAAQAAAPIVTAATLPAGAASGTFIDAAGPVAW